One genomic segment of Aliarcobacter cibarius includes these proteins:
- the tgt gene encoding tRNA guanosine(34) transglycosylase Tgt: MEFKIDATSKGARACTIKTAHSTILTPVFMPVGTQGTVKALDANDMLEMGAKIILGNTYHLYLRPGSKLIKKFGGLHGFSKFPNSFLTDSGGFQAFSLSDNSKPDENGIMFKSHIDGSRHYFTPKSVLDTQYDLNSDIMMILDDLVALPNTKERIAKSIERTTKWAKEAIEYHMEQKAKGIGTKQNIFAIIQGGTDKEFRKMSAEQLCALTDYDGFAIGGLSVGEPNQDMYDTVEWTTQFMPKDKPRYLMGVGTPEDLIENIERGVDMFDCVMPTRNARNGTLFTSFGRLNIKKAEFKEDASAIDENCECYTCKNFTRAYLNHLLRAGEITYFRLASIHNIHYYLDLMRQARQAILNDNWVEFKKEFYTKRGK; encoded by the coding sequence ATGGAATTTAAAATTGACGCAACTTCAAAAGGCGCTAGGGCTTGTACTATAAAAACAGCTCATAGCACTATACTAACACCTGTTTTTATGCCAGTTGGTACACAAGGAACTGTAAAAGCTCTTGATGCTAATGACATGTTAGAAATGGGAGCAAAAATTATACTTGGGAATACATATCACTTATATTTAAGACCTGGTAGTAAACTAATAAAAAAGTTTGGAGGTCTTCATGGTTTTTCAAAATTCCCAAACTCTTTTTTGACAGATAGTGGAGGATTTCAAGCATTTTCACTAAGCGATAATAGTAAACCAGATGAAAATGGAATTATGTTTAAATCGCATATTGATGGAAGTCGTCACTACTTTACACCAAAAAGTGTTTTAGATACTCAATATGACTTAAATAGTGATATTATGATGATTTTGGATGATTTAGTTGCTCTTCCTAATACAAAAGAAAGAATTGCAAAATCAATAGAAAGAACTACAAAATGGGCCAAAGAAGCAATAGAATATCATATGGAACAAAAAGCTAAAGGTATTGGTACAAAACAAAATATTTTTGCAATTATTCAAGGCGGTACAGATAAAGAATTTAGAAAAATGAGTGCTGAACAATTATGTGCATTAACTGATTATGATGGTTTTGCTATTGGAGGTTTAAGTGTTGGTGAACCAAATCAAGATATGTATGATACAGTTGAGTGGACAACTCAATTTATGCCAAAAGATAAACCAAGATATTTAATGGGCGTTGGAACTCCTGAGGATTTAATAGAAAATATTGAACGTGGAGTTGATATGTTTGATTGTGTAATGCCTACAAGAAATGCAAGAAATGGAACACTATTTACAAGCTTTGGAAGATTAAATATCAAAAAAGCCGAATTTAAAGAAGATGCTTCTGCTATTGATGAGAATTGCGAATGTTATACATGTAAAAATTTTACAAGAGCTTATTTAAACCATCTTCTTAGAGCTGGTGAAATAACATATTTTAGACTAGCTTCAATTCACAATATTCACTACTATTTAGATTTGATGAGACAAGCAAGACAAGCTATTTTAAATGATAATTGGGTTGAGTTTAAAAAAGAGTTTTATACAAAAAGAGGCAAATAA
- the gatC gene encoding Asp-tRNA(Asn)/Glu-tRNA(Gln) amidotransferase subunit GatC — translation MSTVDDKLLAKLEKLSSLRIEDNDKEKIKSDLSQMLEFVNNLNEVDVSNVEATFSTISGGTPFREDVAVQNKEISDSILKNAPKGEDSYFVVPKIIE, via the coding sequence ATGAGTACAGTTGACGATAAATTACTAGCAAAATTAGAAAAACTTTCAAGTCTAAGAATAGAAGATAATGACAAAGAAAAAATTAAAAGTGATCTTTCACAAATGCTTGAATTTGTTAATAACTTAAATGAGGTTGATGTTTCAAATGTTGAAGCAACTTTTAGCACTATTAGTGGTGGAACTCCTTTTAGAGAAGATGTTGCAGTTCAAAATAAAGAGATTTCAGACTCTATTTTAAAAAATGCACCAAAAGGTGAAGATAGCTACTTTGTAGTTCCAAAAATTATTGAGTAA
- a CDS encoding arsenate reductase family protein yields MIIVYGIKTCGSVRNALKFFKDHNIEVEFFDFKQKSPTPEQIKDWTKKSDINVLFNNKGTKYKTLNLKELNLDENGKYEWLCKEPLLFKRPVIEFDDKLIVAWNEEEYKKVFL; encoded by the coding sequence ATGATTATAGTATATGGAATAAAAACTTGTGGCAGTGTGCGAAATGCTTTGAAATTTTTCAAAGACCACAATATTGAAGTTGAATTTTTCGATTTTAAACAAAAATCACCAACACCTGAGCAAATAAAAGACTGGACAAAGAAAAGTGATATAAATGTTCTTTTTAATAATAAAGGAACAAAATATAAAACCTTGAATTTAAAAGAACTAAATTTAGATGAAAATGGAAAATATGAGTGGCTTTGTAAAGAACCTCTTTTATTTAAAAGACCTGTAATTGAGTTTGATGATAAATTAATTGTTGCTTGGAATGAAGAAGAGTATAAAAAAGTTTTTCTATAA
- a CDS encoding nucleoside-specific channel-forming Tsx family protein — protein sequence MKKFLFIVLLLNLLFFSFFNIELFAKDISTIENKQWANVILMKGVNQRGGPFKFDDTYLEVEFGGRYEWLDLYGYVDFIDILNSKSSDKHGSNNYFVDIEPRISLDYLFNKDFSYKALKELYLAFDYYYADEPNGKGLNVLWMGIGSDIDIPWLGTSGVNFYTRYIDENYGASNEHTFDGYVAHINWFKPLYFFTDSRFISFQGYLDYEFGSDLDENSFERQYRTSDSLQSYLGLYLHNKSWLIGYGLKAYKNMTQWKDNEILNGKKTDSTGFGHYFSIAYKF from the coding sequence ATGAAAAAATTTTTATTTATCGTATTACTTTTAAATTTACTATTTTTCTCTTTTTTTAATATAGAACTTTTTGCAAAAGATATATCTACAATAGAAAATAAACAATGGGCAAATGTTATTTTGATGAAGGGTGTAAACCAAAGAGGTGGACCTTTTAAATTTGATGATACATATCTTGAAGTTGAATTTGGCGGAAGGTATGAATGGCTTGATTTATATGGATATGTAGATTTTATAGATATTTTAAATAGTAAAAGTAGTGATAAGCATGGAAGTAATAACTATTTTGTGGATATAGAACCTAGAATATCTTTGGATTATTTATTTAACAAAGATTTTTCATATAAAGCTTTAAAAGAGTTATATTTAGCTTTTGATTATTATTATGCTGATGAACCAAATGGAAAAGGTTTAAACGTATTGTGGATGGGTATTGGAAGTGATATAGATATTCCTTGGCTAGGAACTAGTGGAGTTAATTTTTATACAAGATATATAGATGAGAATTATGGAGCTAGTAATGAACATACTTTCGATGGATATGTAGCTCATATTAACTGGTTTAAACCTCTTTATTTTTTTACAGATAGTAGATTTATTTCGTTTCAAGGTTATTTAGATTATGAGTTTGGAAGTGATCTTGATGAAAATTCTTTTGAAAGACAATATAGAACAAGTGACTCTTTACAATCATATTTAGGACTATATTTACATAATAAATCATGGCTTATAGGTTATGGACTAAAAGCTTATAAAAATATGACTCAATGGAAAGACAATGAGATTTTAAATGGTAAAAAAACAGACTCAACAGGATTTGGACACTATTTTAGTATAGCTTATAAATTTTAG
- a CDS encoding class II 3-deoxy-7-phosphoheptulonate synthase: MKNWSPSSWRDFPIKQQPTYNDLNILKNVEKELASYPPLIFAGEALNLKKQLADVVNGKAFLLQGGDCAESFSSFNAQNIKDLFKVIMQMAVVLTFSGGCPVVKVGRVAGQFAKPRSADFEDINGISLPSYRGDIINDMDFNTDAREPKAKKLLKAYNQSAATMNLLRAFARGGMADLNQIHHWNLGFVRDNTLGAKYEELVDKISQSLTFMKSCGITSENTPQLNQTTLFTSHEALLLNYEEALTRRDSITGDWFNCSAHMLWIGDRTRDLDGAHIEYFRGIKNPIGCKVGPSMKEDELIKLIDTLNPENEAGRLNLIVRMGNEKIAEFFPKLLARVEKEGKKVLWSSDPMHGNTIKADNGYKTRDFEAILGEVKQFFQIHKAQGSYAGGIHLEMTGQNVTECTGSKSAAITQDGLASRYHTQCDPRLNADQALELSFMIAETLKEARK; the protein is encoded by the coding sequence ATGAAAAACTGGAGCCCAAGTAGTTGGAGAGATTTTCCAATAAAACAACAACCAACATATAATGATTTAAATATTTTAAAAAATGTTGAAAAAGAGTTAGCTAGTTATCCTCCTTTAATTTTTGCAGGAGAAGCCCTAAACTTAAAAAAACAGCTAGCTGATGTTGTAAATGGTAAAGCTTTTCTACTTCAAGGTGGGGATTGTGCTGAAAGTTTTAGTTCTTTTAATGCACAAAATATAAAAGATTTATTTAAAGTAATTATGCAAATGGCTGTTGTGCTTACTTTCTCAGGAGGTTGTCCCGTTGTGAAAGTTGGTCGTGTTGCTGGACAATTTGCAAAACCAAGAAGTGCAGATTTTGAAGATATAAATGGTATATCTTTACCATCGTATAGAGGAGATATCATAAATGATATGGATTTTAATACTGATGCAAGAGAACCAAAAGCAAAAAAACTTCTAAAAGCATATAACCAAAGTGCTGCTACAATGAATCTTTTAAGAGCATTTGCAAGAGGTGGAATGGCTGATTTAAATCAAATACACCACTGGAATTTAGGATTTGTAAGAGATAATACTTTGGGTGCAAAATATGAAGAACTAGTAGATAAAATATCTCAAAGTTTAACATTTATGAAATCTTGTGGAATTACTAGTGAAAATACGCCACAACTTAATCAAACAACATTATTTACTTCACATGAAGCACTTTTATTAAATTATGAAGAAGCACTTACAAGAAGAGATTCAATAACAGGTGATTGGTTTAACTGTTCTGCTCATATGCTTTGGATTGGAGATAGAACAAGAGATTTAGATGGTGCTCATATTGAGTATTTCAGAGGAATAAAAAATCCAATTGGTTGTAAAGTTGGTCCATCTATGAAAGAAGATGAATTAATTAAATTAATTGATACACTAAATCCTGAAAATGAAGCTGGAAGATTAAATTTAATAGTTAGAATGGGTAATGAAAAGATTGCTGAGTTTTTCCCAAAACTTCTAGCAAGAGTTGAAAAAGAGGGTAAAAAAGTTTTATGGTCAAGTGATCCAATGCATGGAAATACTATAAAAGCAGATAATGGATATAAAACTAGAGATTTCGAAGCAATTTTAGGAGAAGTAAAACAGTTCTTTCAAATTCATAAAGCTCAAGGATCATATGCAGGTGGAATTCATCTTGAAATGACTGGACAAAATGTAACAGAATGTACAGGAAGTAAATCAGCAGCCATTACTCAAGATGGTTTAGCAAGTAGATATCACACGCAATGTGATCCAAGGTTAAATGCTGATCAAGCGCTTGAGTTATCATTTATGATAGCAGAAACTCTGAAAGAAGCTAGAAAATAA
- a CDS encoding transaldolase, giving the protein MGLFEDINYSIWCDFIERDFLENRFQEIINDGTIKGATSNPAIFEASITGSVAYKQQLDMLQANDQKRIYEELALTDIKRAATLLESLHKIDSNDGFISIEVDPMLCDDAAGTIEEGLRIYKSLNADNVMIKIPATNAGYIAMRELSSRGIHINATLIFSPEQAKKCAMALDEGIKDSNKDTKGVVSIFVSRFDRLMDTTLGSKMLQTSKLGIVNATKCYHEVNKLGNANIRTLFASTGVKGNELSPSYYVDNLIYPNSINTTPLGTIEDWLRDGKKDQSSIMSEDECNKYFTLLEQNGISMNEVYEKLLTDGLEAFKVSFKELLSKLKH; this is encoded by the coding sequence ATGGGATTATTTGAAGATATAAATTATTCAATTTGGTGTGATTTTATAGAGAGAGATTTTTTAGAAAATAGATTTCAAGAAATTATTAATGATGGAACTATTAAAGGTGCTACATCAAATCCAGCTATTTTTGAGGCTTCAATTACAGGTTCTGTTGCTTATAAACAACAACTTGATATGTTACAAGCAAATGACCAAAAAAGAATTTATGAAGAATTAGCATTAACAGATATCAAAAGAGCAGCAACTCTTTTAGAATCTCTTCATAAAATAGATTCAAATGATGGATTTATATCAATTGAAGTTGACCCTATGCTTTGTGATGATGCAGCTGGAACTATTGAAGAAGGACTTAGAATTTACAAAAGTTTAAATGCTGACAATGTAATGATAAAAATTCCTGCTACAAATGCTGGATATATTGCTATGAGAGAACTTAGTTCAAGAGGAATTCATATAAATGCAACTTTAATTTTCTCACCAGAACAAGCAAAAAAATGTGCAATGGCTTTAGATGAGGGAATTAAAGATTCAAACAAAGATACAAAAGGTGTTGTATCTATTTTTGTTTCAAGATTTGATAGATTAATGGATACTACATTAGGTTCAAAAATGTTACAAACTTCTAAATTAGGAATTGTAAATGCTACAAAATGTTATCATGAAGTAAATAAGTTAGGAAATGCAAATATCAGAACACTTTTTGCAAGTACTGGTGTAAAAGGTAATGAATTAAGCCCATCTTATTATGTAGATAATTTAATTTATCCAAACTCTATAAACACAACCCCTCTTGGAACTATTGAAGATTGGTTAAGAGATGGGAAAAAAGATCAAAGTTCTATTATGAGTGAAGATGAGTGTAATAAATACTTTACTCTCCTTGAGCAAAATGGAATTAGCATGAATGAAGTTTATGAAAAGCTTTTAACAGATGGATTAGAAGCATTTAAAGTATCATTTAAAGAATTATTATCAAAATTAAAACATTAA
- the serB gene encoding phosphoserine phosphatase SerB has translation MKLAVFDFDSTLMDGETIDILAQEFGLGDEVKKITEEAMSGRLDFFESLIQRVSLLKGMEHKKVVDICKELPLMPGAYEIVTELKKINYKVVCFSGGFRVGTSPAKEKLGLDADFSNILHEKDGILTGLVGGDMMFGYSKGDMIRRLQGLLKISKADTLVCGDGANDLSMFKEADTRVAFCAKEVLKKEANIVVDTKDLTKILEYIK, from the coding sequence ATGAAATTAGCAGTTTTCGATTTTGACTCAACACTTATGGATGGTGAGACAATTGATATTTTGGCACAAGAGTTTGGTTTAGGAGATGAAGTTAAAAAAATAACTGAAGAAGCTATGAGTGGAAGATTGGATTTTTTTGAATCTTTAATTCAAAGAGTTTCTCTTCTAAAAGGTATGGAACATAAAAAAGTAGTTGATATTTGTAAAGAACTACCTTTGATGCCAGGTGCTTATGAAATTGTAACTGAATTGAAAAAAATAAATTATAAAGTTGTTTGTTTTAGTGGGGGATTTAGAGTTGGTACTTCTCCAGCTAAAGAAAAATTAGGTCTTGATGCTGACTTTTCAAATATCTTACATGAAAAAGATGGAATACTAACAGGACTTGTTGGTGGTGATATGATGTTTGGCTATTCAAAAGGTGATATGATTAGAAGACTACAAGGACTTTTAAAAATTTCAAAAGCCGATACATTGGTTTGTGGAGATGGAGCAAACGACTTAAGTATGTTTAAAGAAGCTGATACAAGAGTTGCTTTTTGTGCAAAAGAAGTACTTAAAAAAGAGGCTAATATTGTAGTAGATACAAAAGATTTAACAAAAATCTTAGAGTATATTAAATAA
- a CDS encoding methylenetetrahydrofolate reductase: protein MFETLIQKLQEDRYLTLETTPQHEPSMHNIIEKIKKFKIDTKVDGFTCTDNPLAKLKYSSLFAALKLQQEFKKPVIATVAMRDRNKIALQSDLLGANDFDIRAILALTGDPANMSDQPNTKGVYEANSLMLLKMIKSFNYGMDFAGRPFKIEPKQIFPFAVVNAYAKNFGSLEKKMNQKIQNGAVGIITQPVFDIENVKKLLEYFENAKENVDGEKKKAQLILGLFPITKLRTALFLSAQVPGIHVPQFWIDELEKAHSISEEEEYKVGMQLSQNLYREINKIHPKIHLMTANNKFDVASEIIG, encoded by the coding sequence ATGTTTGAAACACTAATTCAAAAGCTTCAAGAAGATAGATACTTAACTCTTGAAACAACACCTCAGCATGAACCATCTATGCACAATATTATTGAAAAAATTAAAAAATTTAAAATCGACACAAAAGTAGATGGATTTACTTGTACAGATAATCCTCTTGCAAAATTAAAGTACTCTTCACTTTTTGCTGCACTAAAACTTCAACAAGAGTTTAAAAAACCAGTAATTGCAACAGTAGCAATGAGGGATAGAAACAAAATAGCTTTACAATCTGATCTTTTAGGTGCAAATGATTTTGACATAAGAGCAATACTAGCATTAACAGGTGATCCTGCAAATATGAGTGATCAGCCAAATACAAAAGGAGTTTATGAAGCAAACTCTTTAATGCTTTTAAAAATGATAAAATCTTTCAACTACGGAATGGATTTTGCAGGAAGACCTTTTAAAATTGAACCTAAACAAATTTTTCCATTTGCAGTTGTAAATGCTTATGCAAAAAACTTTGGTTCATTAGAGAAAAAAATGAATCAAAAAATTCAAAATGGAGCTGTTGGAATTATAACTCAACCAGTTTTTGATATAGAAAATGTTAAAAAACTTTTAGAATACTTTGAAAATGCTAAAGAAAATGTTGATGGTGAAAAGAAAAAAGCACAACTTATTCTAGGACTTTTCCCTATAACAAAATTAAGAACAGCCCTATTTTTATCAGCTCAAGTTCCAGGTATTCATGTTCCTCAATTTTGGATTGATGAGTTAGAAAAAGCCCATAGTATTAGTGAAGAGGAAGAGTATAAAGTAGGAATGCAACTAAGCCAAAATCTCTATAGAGAAATAAATAAGATTCATCCAAAAATTCATTTAATGACTGCAAATAATAAATTTGATGTTGCAAGTGAGATTATAGGTTGA
- the ruvX gene encoding Holliday junction resolvase RuvX, producing the protein MKLAAIDIGLKRIGVAICLTSDIVTPQMAIIRKNRNQAAADVNTFLKEWEIDKLIVGFPSSSEDSQNRIKHFVNLLELKIPFEFQEENMSSIEAEDLIKGEIKYKRDGRVDSLAAKIILERYLQKK; encoded by the coding sequence TTGAAATTAGCTGCTATTGATATAGGACTTAAAAGAATTGGAGTTGCTATTTGCTTAACAAGTGATATCGTAACTCCTCAAATGGCAATAATCAGAAAAAATAGAAACCAAGCTGCCGCAGATGTAAATACTTTTTTAAAAGAGTGGGAAATTGACAAACTAATTGTTGGATTTCCTAGTTCTAGTGAAGATTCTCAAAATAGAATAAAACATTTTGTAAATTTATTAGAACTTAAAATTCCTTTTGAATTTCAAGAAGAAAACATGAGTTCAATTGAAGCTGAAGATTTAATCAAAGGTGAAATCAAATACAAAAGAGATGGTAGAGTTGATTCTTTAGCTGCAAAAATAATTTTGGAAAGATATCTACAAAAAAAATAG
- a CDS encoding FmdE family protein produces MKNIDFYKDVESIVLKDKLGQFLGVDEDFEYTFKDVVKLSGHSCPTVAGAYLMTIYSLKKLYENELPVRGEIKVELRDSKSSGITGVLANVASFLTGAKEEDGFKGLQGKFARNNLLKYESSIKGDIRFTRIDNEKSIEVSYDLTNIALSNFNPTLMQRGLQESASKEELETFGATWQQRVKEILTVHKDKTLIFY; encoded by the coding sequence ATGAAAAATATAGATTTTTATAAAGATGTTGAAAGCATAGTTTTAAAGGATAAATTAGGTCAATTTTTAGGTGTAGATGAAGATTTCGAATATACTTTTAAAGATGTAGTAAAGTTAAGTGGTCACTCTTGTCCAACTGTTGCTGGTGCTTATTTAATGACTATTTATTCTTTAAAAAAATTATATGAAAATGAGTTACCTGTAAGAGGTGAAATAAAAGTTGAGCTAAGAGATTCTAAATCTTCTGGGATTACAGGAGTTTTAGCAAATGTTGCTTCATTTTTAACGGGAGCAAAAGAAGAAGATGGATTTAAAGGTTTACAAGGTAAATTTGCTAGAAATAATCTTCTTAAATATGAATCATCTATAAAAGGTGATATAAGATTTACAAGAATTGATAATGAAAAAAGTATTGAGGTTAGTTATGATTTAACAAATATTGCTTTGAGTAATTTTAATCCAACATTAATGCAAAGAGGTTTACAAGAATCTGCTTCAAAAGAAGAACTTGAAACTTTTGGGGCTACTTGGCAACAAAGAGTAAAAGAAATTTTAACAGTACATAAAGATAAGACTCTGATTTTTTATTGA
- the acpS gene encoding holo-ACP synthase: protein MIGIDIVGIERIKKMHEKFGDKFYNRFLNEEEKDIVKKAETAAGFWAAKEAASKAIGTGIGEICSFYDIKIKKDKNGAPKLKYSKFLRKKFKIKKSYLSITHDGGFAIAVVVNKLKN from the coding sequence ATGATAGGAATAGATATTGTAGGCATTGAAAGAATAAAAAAGATGCACGAAAAGTTTGGAGATAAGTTTTATAACAGATTTTTAAATGAAGAAGAAAAAGATATTGTAAAAAAAGCAGAAACAGCAGCAGGATTTTGGGCTGCAAAAGAGGCAGCGAGCAAAGCAATAGGCACTGGGATTGGGGAAATTTGTAGTTTTTACGATATCAAAATAAAAAAAGATAAAAATGGTGCTCCAAAACTCAAATATAGTAAATTTCTTAGAAAAAAATTTAAAATTAAAAAATCTTATTTGAGTATTACTCATGATGGTGGATTTGCAATAGCAGTAGTTGTAAATAAGTTAAAAAATTAA
- a CDS encoding ABC transporter permease family protein has protein sequence MNLFFKKLLYIIVMLFIISLISFIAINLAPNSFFASGELNPNITPEAIAELKAIYGLDKPLYIQFFSWISSIIQLDFGISFSSGAKVKDEILNRIEVTLILNIISMILIFLIT, from the coding sequence ATGAATCTATTTTTTAAAAAATTATTATATATTATTGTTATGCTATTTATTATTAGCTTAATTTCATTTATTGCAATAAATTTAGCACCAAACTCGTTTTTTGCAAGTGGAGAGTTAAATCCAAATATTACTCCAGAAGCAATAGCAGAACTAAAAGCGATTTATGGACTTGATAAACCTCTTTATATTCAATTTTTCTCGTGGATAAGCTCAATAATTCAGCTAGATTTTGGAATATCTTTTTCAAGTGGTGCAAAAGTAAAAGATGAGATTTTAAATAGAATTGAAGTTACACTAATTTTAAATATTATTTCAATGATTTTAATTTTTTTAATAACTTAA
- a CDS encoding IS4 family transposase yields the protein MQIESKIISIINDKLKNPIYETLRLLNMKTILTKSNFSKKEGVAVHMVVLHFVYMLVMNKKISTFMDQSNDSFKKDVYYRLLANAHYNWRKLLSLSSLKILSLLHKVQDAKLVRVLILDDTVEDKVGKNIEGSCDNLWSNKAKRKIRGVNVVSLNYSDGYSNFMLDFAIAMNNYARVKIEEFTNIIDHRTNAHKRRLESLKGKSQIAIEMIKRAVASGIYADYLLVDSWYSKPVFIETMNELGLQVISRMVNNDRIWNFTGEKKTLDGIYNKFKKLKTIKMGQYGKKIKFEYFGVIVEHKKAGKLKIVFIKTKENLIPIVSTNLDLSDEEIIDIYKRRWDIEQGYKELREHFGFGKEENRIYEALIARITLSFFTYNVVSYINRISNEPKTIGGLFKDLECELHTLAIAMQAFLAILDEIAKIEEVVNRNEDFTAIIDLLRDVTGKLLGFRCES from the coding sequence ATGCAGATAGAATCTAAGATAATAAGCATCATAAACGACAAACTAAAGAATCCAATTTATGAAACATTGCGACTATTAAATATGAAAACGATTTTAACAAAGAGCAATTTTTCTAAAAAAGAGGGAGTTGCTGTTCATATGGTTGTATTACACTTTGTATATATGCTAGTTATGAATAAAAAAATATCAACTTTTATGGATCAGAGTAATGATAGCTTTAAAAAAGATGTCTATTACAGACTACTTGCTAATGCTCACTACAACTGGAGAAAACTATTATCACTTAGTTCTTTAAAGATTTTATCACTGCTTCATAAAGTACAAGATGCAAAGCTAGTAAGAGTTCTTATACTTGATGATACTGTTGAAGATAAAGTTGGTAAAAATATAGAGGGAAGTTGTGACAACCTTTGGAGCAATAAAGCAAAGAGAAAAATCAGAGGTGTAAATGTTGTATCACTAAACTATAGTGATGGTTATTCAAATTTTATGTTGGACTTTGCAATTGCTATGAATAATTATGCAAGGGTAAAGATAGAAGAGTTTACAAATATTATTGATCATCGAACCAATGCACATAAGCGAAGATTGGAAAGCTTAAAAGGGAAATCACAAATTGCTATAGAGATGATTAAAAGAGCAGTAGCTAGTGGTATATATGCAGATTATCTGCTTGTGGATAGTTGGTATTCTAAACCTGTGTTTATAGAAACAATGAATGAGCTAGGATTGCAAGTTATTTCAAGAATGGTAAACAATGATAGAATCTGGAACTTCACAGGGGAGAAAAAAACTCTTGATGGTATCTATAACAAGTTTAAAAAGCTTAAAACTATTAAGATGGGTCAATATGGCAAAAAGATAAAGTTTGAATACTTCGGGGTCATAGTTGAACATAAAAAAGCAGGAAAATTAAAAATTGTTTTTATAAAAACCAAAGAGAATCTCATCCCTATTGTATCTACAAACTTAGACTTGAGTGATGAAGAAATTATCGATATTTACAAACGACGATGGGATATAGAACAAGGGTATAAAGAACTTCGTGAACACTTTGGGTTTGGTAAAGAAGAAAATCGAATTTATGAAGCACTTATTGCTCGCATAACACTCTCATTTTTTACATACAATGTTGTTAGCTATATAAATCGTATCAGTAATGAACCAAAAACTATTGGTGGATTGTTTAAAGATCTAGAATGTGAACTTCACACCTTGGCAATTGCTATGCAAGCATTTTTAGCTATTTTAGATGAGATTGCAAAAATTGAAGAAGTTGTCAATAGAAATGAGGATTTTACAGCAATAATCGATCTATTAAGAGATGTGACTGGAAAACTACTTGGTTTTAGGTGCGAAAGTTAA
- the panC gene encoding pantoate--beta-alanine ligase, translating to MQVIKTVEELKTIRKKLNGTIGFVPTMGALHDGHISLIKEARANNDFVIVSIFVNPTQFLKGEDLSTYPRKEEADIKICQMCKVDFLFMPDINTMYEEDEVLIKAPQNSYVLEGLTRPGHFDGVLQVVLKLFNLTRPTNAYFGKKDAQQLALIQQMVKNLFIDINIVPCDIVREISGLALSSRNVYLSTEQKQEALKISKSIYMAGNLIAKGERNSKVVKEKIYEILENLDVEYVKIVNKKFDEINTIEPSNTIILVVVRFGKVRLLDNIWM from the coding sequence TTGCAAGTTATTAAAACAGTTGAAGAATTAAAAACTATTAGAAAAAAGTTAAATGGAACTATTGGTTTTGTTCCAACAATGGGTGCTTTACATGATGGGCATATATCTTTAATAAAAGAAGCTAGAGCAAATAATGACTTTGTAATAGTATCTATTTTTGTAAATCCTACACAGTTCTTAAAAGGTGAAGATTTAAGTACATATCCAAGAAAAGAAGAAGCAGATATAAAAATTTGCCAAATGTGTAAAGTTGATTTTCTTTTTATGCCAGATATAAATACTATGTATGAAGAAGATGAAGTTTTAATAAAAGCCCCTCAAAATAGTTATGTTTTAGAAGGTCTTACACGACCTGGTCACTTTGATGGAGTTTTACAAGTTGTTTTAAAACTGTTTAATCTTACAAGACCTACAAATGCATATTTTGGAAAAAAAGATGCTCAACAATTAGCTCTTATACAGCAGATGGTAAAAAATTTATTTATAGATATAAATATTGTACCTTGTGATATAGTAAGAGAAATTAGTGGTTTAGCGCTGAGTTCAAGAAATGTATATTTAAGTACTGAACAAAAACAAGAAGCTCTTAAAATATCTAAATCTATTTATATGGCTGGAAATTTAATCGCTAAAGGCGAAAGAAATTCGAAAGTAGTAAAAGAAAAAATTTATGAAATTTTAGAAAATCTTGACGTTGAATATGTAAAAATTGTAAATAAAAAATTTGATGAAATAAATACTATTGAGCCTTCAAATACAATAATTTTAGTAGTTGTAAGATTTGGAAAAGTAAGGCTTCTTGATAATATTTGGATGTAA